One uncultured Hyphomonas sp. genomic region harbors:
- a CDS encoding energy transducer TonB produces MASRQDRRLLTSMVPAAAITLGLFVTMTQMIRVDEVELAPVTHRPLPIVTPQHKETEPNRIDRFPAPVADVELPPMPPVTKSVSSVEGLPVPVIDRGNWDLQREAIRFEPPAPQAIGERIAQAIRRPVASYPADMARRGMEGSCDVHFSLSTRGLPYDITAACSHAGFEKEAVRAVSKAEFLPEIRQGLPVESHNYVYPMEFRLQ; encoded by the coding sequence ATGGCTTCAAGACAGGACAGGCGGCTTCTCACTTCCATGGTGCCGGCAGCGGCCATAACGCTCGGTCTCTTCGTCACGATGACTCAAATGATCCGGGTCGATGAGGTCGAGCTTGCGCCCGTGACCCACAGGCCGTTGCCAATCGTCACGCCGCAGCACAAGGAGACTGAGCCAAATCGGATTGACCGGTTTCCTGCGCCTGTCGCGGATGTGGAGCTTCCGCCCATGCCGCCGGTCACAAAGTCCGTTTCGTCGGTCGAAGGCCTGCCTGTACCGGTTATTGACCGCGGGAACTGGGACCTCCAGAGGGAAGCGATCCGCTTTGAGCCACCTGCGCCACAGGCGATTGGTGAACGTATTGCCCAGGCCATCCGGCGGCCTGTCGCATCCTATCCGGCAGATATGGCCCGGCGGGGAATGGAAGGCAGCTGTGACGTTCATTTCAGCCTGAGTACGCGCGGTTTGCCGTACGATATCACCGCGGCCTGTTCCCATGCCGGATTCGAAAAAGAGGCAGTCAGGGCGGTCAGTAAAGCCGAGTTCCTGCCAGAAATCAGGCAGGGTCTGCCTGTTGAGTCGCACAATTATGTCTATCCGATGGAATTCAGGCTTCAGTGA
- a CDS encoding energy transducer TonB: MFTNPLTRLLVGVAIAIPIVYLLFIVMSQLISVKEVNLEKGEQRVLTAITPQQQDSEVRTRQRSKPKRIDSAKKPPPPPKVSATKSNINLPTPQIEGAAPTELNLGRMQSLAIDPVAISDRDAQPIRPPVPTYPQRAAERGIEGSCEVRFDVDTRGKPYNIQATCSDNVFKREAERAVGRVEFAPKIVRGKAAERRNVVYPLEFKLQ, translated from the coding sequence ATGTTCACTAATCCCCTGACGAGACTTCTGGTTGGTGTCGCTATCGCCATTCCGATCGTTTATCTCCTTTTCATCGTCATGAGCCAGCTCATTTCGGTGAAGGAAGTGAACCTGGAAAAGGGTGAGCAGCGGGTCCTGACCGCCATCACGCCTCAACAGCAGGATTCTGAGGTTCGCACGCGTCAGCGTTCGAAACCGAAGCGGATCGACTCGGCCAAAAAGCCGCCGCCGCCGCCGAAGGTTTCGGCCACGAAATCCAACATCAACCTGCCGACACCGCAGATTGAGGGTGCTGCACCGACCGAACTCAACCTCGGCCGCATGCAGTCGCTCGCGATCGACCCGGTGGCGATCTCGGACCGTGACGCTCAACCGATCCGTCCTCCGGTGCCAACTTATCCGCAGCGTGCTGCTGAGCGTGGTATCGAAGGTTCGTGTGAAGTGCGCTTTGACGTGGATACGCGCGGTAAGCCGTACAACATCCAGGCAACCTGTTCGGACAATGTCTTCAAGCGTGAAGCTGAACGGGCCGTTGGCCGGGTTGAGTTTGCGCCGAAGATCGTTCGCGGCAAGGCAGCTGAGCGCCGGAATGTGGTTTACCCGCTGGAGTTCAAGCTTCAGTAA
- a CDS encoding MotA/TolQ/ExbB proton channel family protein: MLNFKSSLKALGAASLLGLSAMTIAAPASAQSLADVLKRVQADSNEMTAENAQRLKEFQQDKNAQEAKMAEARGALNAAEARGRALGAEFDANEATLADLESQVTAQAGDFQELLGQFRSAAGETMPEIANSFANFDYQGRVEGIAEIAEARTLPNRAQLERLPKAILQEMIAQSEVKTFTATVDGVGPDASNADVELMRVGVFTAATTDGVKFVEVKKKDNGDTFLQAFKTQPAGSYAGAMKSLINAGPDQLVRAPVDPSKGNLFGILGDLPVLSDRIKQGGPVGAVIMFLLAIGLLIGFYKMFTLFTMGGSMRKTAKTRQAGDGNPLARLFETYEQNRGSDIETLELKLDEQILRESPRIERFNDIVKVLSAVSPLLGLLGTVIGMIITFTSITIYGAGDPKLMAGGISVALMTTVFGLVSAIPLLLVHAIIASMARGNQQILDEQAAGLIAEKAESLRGAA; the protein is encoded by the coding sequence ATGTTGAATTTCAAATCCTCGCTGAAGGCTCTGGGTGCAGCATCGCTGCTCGGCCTTAGCGCAATGACGATCGCCGCACCGGCGTCCGCTCAGTCCCTCGCAGACGTGCTCAAGCGCGTTCAAGCTGACTCCAACGAGATGACCGCTGAAAATGCCCAGCGTCTGAAAGAGTTCCAGCAAGACAAGAACGCCCAGGAAGCCAAAATGGCTGAAGCCCGGGGCGCTCTGAACGCTGCTGAAGCTCGCGGCCGTGCCCTCGGTGCCGAGTTTGATGCGAACGAAGCCACTCTGGCCGATCTGGAATCCCAGGTCACCGCACAGGCTGGCGACTTCCAGGAACTGCTTGGTCAGTTCCGCTCGGCCGCTGGCGAGACCATGCCGGAAATTGCGAACTCCTTCGCAAACTTCGACTATCAGGGCCGCGTTGAAGGCATCGCCGAAATCGCAGAAGCCCGCACGCTTCCGAACCGCGCTCAGCTTGAGCGTCTTCCGAAAGCAATCCTTCAGGAAATGATTGCCCAGTCCGAAGTGAAGACTTTCACCGCCACGGTTGACGGTGTCGGTCCGGACGCTTCGAACGCTGATGTCGAACTGATGCGCGTGGGTGTGTTCACCGCCGCAACGACCGACGGCGTGAAATTCGTCGAGGTCAAAAAGAAAGACAACGGCGACACATTCCTCCAGGCGTTCAAGACCCAGCCGGCTGGTTCCTATGCTGGTGCAATGAAGTCGCTCATCAATGCCGGTCCCGACCAGCTCGTCCGCGCGCCGGTCGACCCGTCGAAAGGTAACCTGTTCGGCATCCTCGGCGACCTGCCGGTCCTCAGCGACCGTATCAAGCAGGGTGGCCCGGTTGGTGCTGTCATCATGTTCCTGCTGGCAATCGGCCTGCTGATCGGCTTCTACAAGATGTTCACCCTGTTCACGATGGGCGGCTCCATGCGCAAGACGGCGAAAACCCGTCAGGCTGGCGACGGCAACCCGCTGGCACGCCTGTTCGAAACCTACGAACAGAACCGCGGTTCCGACATCGAGACCCTCGAACTCAAGCTGGACGAACAGATCCTGCGTGAATCGCCGCGTATCGAACGCTTCAACGACATCGTGAAAGTCCTGTCGGCTGTTTCTCCGCTGCTCGGCCTTCTCGGTACCGTTATCGGTATGATCATCACCTTTACGTCGATCACCATCTACGGTGCCGGCGATCCGAAGCTGATGGCTGGCGGTATCTCGGTTGCTCTTATGACAACCGTGTTCGGTCTCGTTTCCGCTATCCCGCTTCTGCTGGTCCACGCGATCATCGCTTCGATGGCTCGCGGTAATCAGCAGATTCTCGACGAGCAGGCTGCTGGCCTGATCGCTGAGAAGGCGGAATCCCTGCGTGGTGCGGCGTAA
- a CDS encoding biopolymer transporter ExbD produces the protein MRGRSHEAPEEANVDLTPMLDVVFILLIFFIVTSTFAQEKAMGLEPPPPPAPPDQEQTQSVPAILIYVDESNMITVNGRNTDIGSVRANIERVRAETPESQVIIQAHPRAKSGVIVLIRDAAYNAGYQTGVNLVLSQEQ, from the coding sequence ATGCGAGGACGTTCACACGAAGCGCCTGAAGAGGCCAATGTCGACCTCACGCCGATGCTGGATGTTGTGTTCATCCTGCTCATCTTCTTCATCGTGACCTCGACCTTCGCGCAGGAAAAGGCGATGGGCCTCGAGCCTCCGCCGCCGCCTGCACCGCCGGATCAGGAACAGACACAATCCGTGCCTGCCATTCTGATCTATGTGGATGAGTCCAATATGATCACGGTCAACGGCCGAAACACCGACATCGGCTCTGTCCGGGCCAATATTGAACGTGTCCGCGCTGAAACACCGGAAAGCCAGGTCATAATTCAGGCACATCCGCGTGCGAAGAGTGGTGTCATCGTCCTTATCCGGGACGCAGCCTATAACGCCGGCTATCAGACAGGGGTTAACCTTGTTCTGTCGCAGGAACAGTAA
- a CDS encoding glycosyltransferase, protein MGQAKEPPRATIVLTTRDRYSLMRDSIANLYDNTAYPFDLVVVTGAAPGRVRRWCDEEAARRGFRHVAVDRPLTPAEARNTGIEHATGEYTAFVENDIMYRKGWLEALVTCGDETGAGMIAPLTCEGRPIHTIVHHMGPEENNNETLDDAGDGHKDFHEDFYLQGNTLDEIQPHLKRRRTQSVEMHCFMVRRSLFDRIGTFDPDIVSKEYLDFSWRAREAGESIWFEPTSVITFLIPSEEDPVRMVDLPYFLLRWSRSWQKRSHDALKAKWNMQEDGFISYRRSLADWRIVDHVTKPTLSHVPVLGKRWGFVHRAAVPVNFCLNAASNLMAWRYDRARGGKGTKGDHAT, encoded by the coding sequence ATGGGACAGGCAAAAGAACCACCACGCGCGACAATCGTTTTGACGACACGGGACCGCTACAGCCTGATGCGGGACTCGATCGCGAACCTCTACGACAATACGGCGTATCCGTTTGATCTCGTCGTCGTCACGGGCGCAGCGCCCGGGCGGGTGCGGCGCTGGTGCGATGAGGAGGCCGCCCGCCGCGGGTTCCGGCATGTCGCGGTCGACCGCCCGCTGACGCCTGCGGAGGCCCGTAATACCGGCATTGAACATGCGACCGGCGAATATACCGCCTTTGTCGAGAACGACATCATGTACCGGAAGGGCTGGTTGGAGGCGCTGGTGACATGCGGCGACGAAACCGGCGCCGGGATGATCGCACCGCTGACCTGTGAAGGCCGCCCGATCCACACAATCGTCCACCATATGGGTCCGGAAGAAAACAATAACGAGACGCTGGACGATGCCGGTGACGGTCACAAGGATTTCCACGAGGACTTCTACCTTCAGGGCAATACGCTGGACGAAATTCAACCTCACCTGAAACGGCGCCGCACGCAGAGTGTGGAGATGCATTGTTTCATGGTGCGCCGCAGCCTGTTCGACCGTATCGGGACATTCGATCCGGATATCGTGTCGAAGGAGTATCTCGATTTTTCCTGGCGCGCGCGGGAGGCCGGGGAGAGCATCTGGTTCGAGCCGACATCGGTGATCACCTTCCTGATCCCGTCGGAGGAGGATCCTGTCCGGATGGTCGACCTGCCTTACTTCCTGCTGCGCTGGTCGCGGTCCTGGCAGAAGCGCAGTCACGACGCGCTGAAGGCGAAGTGGAACATGCAGGAAGATGGGTTCATCAGTTACCGGCGGTCGCTGGCGGACTGGCGGATCGTCGACCATGTCACCAAGCCGACCCTGTCGCATGTGCCCGTGTTGGGCAAACGCTGGGGCTTTGTCCACCGGGCGGCCGTGCCGGTGAATTTTTGCCTGAATGCCGCCTCGAACCTGATGGCCTGGCGCTATGACCGGGCGCGCGGCGGCAAGGGCACAAAGGGCGATCACGCGACCTGA
- a CDS encoding VWA domain-containing protein, producing the protein MERPLTNFIRALRSSDVRVSTGEALDAAHTLKLIGYADRGMLKDSLACVLAKSPEEKVTFDELFELYFSRQETASRSEQEETDSSDSAVAQQDASDLVDLMETGDESAISLALEKAAEAAGVDNIRFSTQVAYYAQQMVKQMGGEALQARLLEALQQGGQDGDAEAQRLIDVRRDVTMKARERAEKAFQVFGAGETQQFRDEYAAEKKLSAIDRSDMERMKRLIAKIAKRLAVKHSRRKRRRNRGQLDVRRTMRANAGFDGVPFNVVWRQKRKDKPKIVVICDVSGSVAQYVRFLLLLLWSMKDVVPDLHAFAFSFRLGSVDEVLEQNDFETAMAKILREYGMGSTSYGQAWSDLKIHHEQIIDRRSTLLILGDARSNYGDPRMDLFREFAARAKRVVWLNPEAPGLWGTGDSVIPRYAPFCAQVTHVSTLKDLERAVDEILSAYN; encoded by the coding sequence ATGGAACGCCCGCTCACCAACTTCATCCGTGCCCTGCGTTCATCAGACGTACGGGTTTCCACCGGCGAGGCGCTCGACGCCGCGCACACGCTGAAACTGATCGGCTATGCAGACCGTGGCATGCTGAAGGATTCTCTGGCATGCGTGCTCGCCAAATCGCCGGAAGAGAAAGTCACGTTCGACGAATTGTTCGAACTCTATTTCTCAAGGCAGGAAACCGCGTCCCGCAGCGAACAGGAAGAGACGGACTCCTCCGACTCTGCCGTCGCTCAGCAAGATGCCTCTGACCTGGTCGACCTGATGGAAACCGGCGACGAGAGCGCAATCTCCCTCGCCCTCGAGAAAGCCGCCGAAGCCGCCGGTGTGGATAACATCCGCTTCTCGACCCAGGTCGCCTATTACGCCCAGCAAATGGTGAAACAAATGGGCGGCGAAGCCCTGCAGGCCCGCCTACTGGAAGCCCTGCAACAAGGCGGACAGGACGGTGATGCTGAAGCCCAGCGCCTGATTGATGTCCGCCGCGATGTCACGATGAAAGCGAGGGAGCGCGCCGAAAAGGCCTTCCAGGTTTTCGGGGCCGGAGAGACGCAGCAATTCCGCGACGAATACGCAGCAGAGAAGAAACTCTCCGCCATCGACCGGAGCGACATGGAGCGCATGAAGCGCCTGATCGCCAAGATCGCCAAACGCCTCGCCGTCAAACACTCCCGCCGCAAACGCCGCCGCAATCGCGGCCAGCTGGACGTGCGCCGGACAATGCGCGCCAATGCCGGCTTCGACGGCGTCCCCTTCAATGTCGTCTGGCGCCAGAAACGCAAGGACAAGCCGAAGATCGTCGTCATCTGCGACGTGTCCGGCTCAGTCGCGCAATATGTGCGCTTCCTGCTTCTGTTGCTCTGGTCGATGAAGGATGTCGTGCCGGACCTTCACGCGTTTGCCTTTTCCTTCCGGCTGGGCTCGGTGGACGAAGTGCTGGAGCAGAACGATTTCGAAACCGCGATGGCGAAAATCCTGCGCGAATACGGAATGGGGTCGACCAGCTACGGCCAGGCCTGGTCTGACCTGAAAATCCATCACGAACAGATCATCGACCGCCGCAGCACGCTTCTCATCCTGGGGGATGCCCGGTCGAACTATGGCGATCCGCGGATGGACCTGTTCCGCGAATTTGCCGCCCGCGCCAAGCGCGTCGTCTGGCTGAACCCGGAAGCGCCGGGCCTGTGGGGCACCGGCGACAGCGTCATCCCGCGCTACGCGCCCTTCTGTGCTCAGGTCACGCATGTCTCGACCCTGAAAGATCTGGAACGTGCGGTCGACGAGATCCTCAGCGCCTACAACTGA
- a CDS encoding DUF3450 domain-containing protein, with product MKKLLSPARGVIAAALIAGLAIPAQAQLRQALDVGEQATRRAEQVQNQINQLDDERTDMVREYRTLLQRRDAADLYAKQQELVVASQREEIVSLTEQLGSIDDITAQTVPMLLSMVEDLKTFVAADLPFKTVERSARLEALDGVMAQPDVTPAEQYRLIMEAYQAEMEYGRTISTWQEEIDIDGNPTTVDMFLYGRVALVYLAPNGKAARYNRTTGSWEALPGKYVSDIQKAIRVAQAKAQQTVLFAPVQKFQVQ from the coding sequence CAGGACTGGCCATCCCGGCCCAGGCCCAGTTGCGCCAGGCGCTCGATGTGGGCGAACAGGCGACCCGCCGAGCTGAGCAGGTCCAGAACCAGATCAACCAGCTGGACGACGAGCGTACCGACATGGTCCGCGAGTATCGTACGCTCCTGCAGCGCCGCGACGCCGCAGATCTGTACGCAAAACAGCAGGAACTGGTTGTTGCCTCGCAGCGCGAAGAGATTGTCTCACTGACCGAGCAGCTCGGCTCGATCGATGACATCACCGCACAGACCGTCCCGATGCTTCTCAGCATGGTCGAGGATCTGAAAACTTTCGTCGCTGCCGACCTGCCGTTCAAAACGGTTGAGCGTTCTGCGCGTCTTGAAGCCCTGGACGGCGTCATGGCCCAGCCGGACGTCACCCCGGCCGAACAGTATCGCCTCATCATGGAAGCCTATCAGGCTGAAATGGAATACGGCCGCACGATCAGCACGTGGCAGGAAGAAATCGACATCGACGGTAACCCGACGACTGTCGACATGTTCCTTTATGGCCGCGTCGCGCTCGTCTATCTGGCACCGAACGGCAAAGCCGCCCGGTACAACCGCACCACCGGTTCCTGGGAAGCGCTTCCGGGCAAGTATGTCTCCGACATCCAGAAAGCCATCCGCGTGGCGCAAGCCAAGGCACAGCAGACCGTGCTGTTCGCCCCGGTCCAGAAGTTCCAGGTCCAGTAA
- a CDS encoding MotA/TolQ/ExbB proton channel family protein produces MGLLDLQAFLDRGGPVLLVIMFATFVMWALILERVFYFRFAHKQVAAEAIAEWRSRSDRKSTFAHWIRDKLVSEVRMKAEQNVSLTKAMVSLAPLLGLLGTVTGMVAVFDVMAITNGADAKAMSAGVSRATIPTMAGMVASLSGILFTSGMDRRVARSVQQVEDAMEIS; encoded by the coding sequence ATGGGTTTGCTAGACTTACAAGCTTTCCTCGACCGAGGCGGTCCGGTGTTGCTGGTTATTATGTTTGCAACATTCGTTATGTGGGCACTGATCCTGGAACGTGTGTTCTATTTCAGATTTGCTCATAAGCAGGTGGCCGCTGAGGCGATTGCGGAGTGGCGTTCGCGCTCCGACAGGAAATCGACCTTCGCTCATTGGATCCGCGACAAGCTGGTCTCAGAAGTCCGCATGAAAGCGGAGCAGAATGTCAGCCTGACCAAGGCAATGGTGTCTCTGGCACCACTGCTCGGTCTGCTGGGTACCGTGACCGGGATGGTCGCCGTGTTCGACGTTATGGCGATCACGAATGGTGCAGACGCAAAAGCCATGTCGGCTGGTGTGTCGCGTGCCACCATCCCGACCATGGCCGGCATGGTGGCATCTCTGTCCGGCATTCTATTCACTTCCGGCATGGACCGCCGGGTTGCCCGCTCGGTCCAGCAGGTTGAAGATGCGATGGAGATTAGCTGA
- a CDS encoding biopolymer transporter ExbD, with translation MARRKRQSMAAGGAEDDVNLTPMLDVVFILLIFFIVTAQFIKEPGVAIIRPDVDNKADAKPLAILIAINSESEIYIDKKLISPEEVGFTIKQMREDNPRGEIVVQADVNSTAETLVDVMETINRLDGATAINISAKIE, from the coding sequence ATGGCACGCAGAAAACGCCAGTCCATGGCAGCTGGGGGTGCAGAGGATGATGTGAACCTCACGCCGATGCTCGACGTGGTTTTCATCCTTCTGATCTTCTTCATCGTTACGGCGCAGTTCATCAAAGAACCGGGTGTGGCAATCATCCGTCCGGACGTGGACAACAAGGCAGATGCCAAGCCGCTCGCCATCCTGATCGCGATCAATTCGGAAAGCGAAATCTACATCGACAAGAAGCTGATCTCTCCGGAGGAAGTTGGCTTCACCATCAAGCAGATGCGTGAAGACAACCCGCGCGGTGAGATCGTCGTCCAGGCCGATGTGAACTCGACTGCCGAAACGCTGGTCGATGTGATGGAGACCATCAACCGCCTCGATGGTGCCACCGCCATCAATATCTCGGCCAAGATTGAGTAG
- a CDS encoding MoxR family ATPase, with protein sequence MAKDLSTGYEPMTSVDAITAGLEGVGYISTKQISTAVFLAHGLRKPILIEGPAGVGKTDLAASLSRWLDLPLLRLQCYEGLDEGKALYEWKYGKQLLYTQILKEKLNEVIGDAGSLESSLGKLSTFEDLFFSEQFLESRPLLTAMKQEVGSVLLIDEIDKSDEEFEAFLLEVLSDYQVTVPEIGTISANVPPLVILTSNNVRELGDALKRRCLHLHIGFPDHARERRIVRARVEGLEEALLDQMISFVQSVREVDIKKRPSIAETVDWAKTLLLLHSTALDETFVRDTLNVLLKHESDIAVIGPEVPKMLREAAAQKPGSRTASGYPDLG encoded by the coding sequence ATGGCTAAAGACCTTTCCACCGGCTACGAGCCGATGACTTCCGTTGACGCAATTACTGCGGGCCTCGAAGGCGTGGGGTACATCTCCACAAAGCAGATTTCGACGGCTGTTTTCCTCGCCCACGGGCTTCGCAAGCCGATCCTGATCGAAGGCCCGGCCGGTGTCGGCAAGACAGACCTCGCCGCATCGCTTTCGCGCTGGCTCGACCTGCCGCTCCTGCGCCTGCAATGCTATGAAGGCCTGGATGAGGGCAAGGCGCTTTACGAATGGAAATACGGCAAGCAGCTGCTCTATACCCAGATCCTGAAAGAGAAGCTGAATGAGGTGATCGGCGATGCCGGCTCGCTGGAAAGCTCGCTTGGGAAGCTCTCCACATTCGAAGACCTGTTCTTCTCCGAGCAATTCCTGGAATCGCGCCCCCTGCTGACGGCGATGAAACAGGAAGTCGGCTCCGTCCTTCTGATCGACGAAATCGACAAGTCGGACGAGGAATTCGAAGCCTTCCTGCTGGAAGTCCTCTCAGACTATCAGGTCACCGTGCCGGAGATCGGGACGATTTCCGCCAATGTGCCGCCGCTGGTTATTCTGACCTCGAACAATGTACGGGAACTGGGTGACGCCCTGAAGCGCCGCTGCCTGCACCTGCATATCGGCTTCCCGGATCACGCCCGCGAACGCCGCATTGTCCGCGCCCGCGTCGAAGGCCTGGAAGAAGCCCTGCTGGACCAGATGATTTCCTTCGTCCAATCCGTGCGCGAAGTCGATATCAAGAAACGCCCATCGATTGCCGAGACGGTGGACTGGGCGAAGACCTTGCTCCTGCTGCACTCGACCGCCCTCGACGAAACCTTCGTGCGGGACACGCTGAATGTGCTGCTGAAGCATGAAAGCGACATTGCGGTGATCGGCCCGGAAGTGCCGAAAATGCTGCGTGAAGCCGCCGCTCAGAAACCCGGTAGCCGCACGGCGTCCGGCTATCCGGATCTCGGATGA
- a CDS encoding tetratricopeptide repeat protein translates to MGIRSVLKGAVIAGFMVSVGAGSALAQACEETEFSSKTGQIYLEAEQAAMTNNDYTTAANKMNQLKAMGLNCYEEGAVLKLSAYINIQKGDRKAAVNDLLSALNKGYIADKDRAQTFYNIAQIYLQEEDINKSLEYMTKWRQAGGKPDRTQKWQLAVLYQRVDNFKEAIKWAEEVKADDGSKYDQQLYDLLIFLYNQADDKAKLASILEEVVAHNPTERKYWDAIAGNYFASNEERRAFEVQKAMYLAGMLKTEDEIMRIVNFYNRFNVPYQGAKILEKEMNAGRVSRSLDHLELLANLYQVAREHEKAIPVIQAAAEAGGGGAMYERLGRSYADLQQWENAENALQKALSMGGVKDPGTAWVQIGQSRYERDDRAGAREAFRKANNRAGSSWLGFMASEEATAAALDCFQYQSALLNVTNEAKICKRLSVLGEDQMTENCKTVNERLDAAEKAFNEAPSCKGQRS, encoded by the coding sequence ATGGGTATCAGATCTGTTCTCAAAGGCGCCGTCATTGCCGGCTTCATGGTGTCGGTTGGCGCCGGTTCGGCACTTGCTCAGGCTTGCGAAGAAACAGAGTTTTCGTCGAAAACCGGCCAGATTTATCTGGAAGCCGAACAGGCGGCGATGACGAACAACGATTACACGACAGCTGCGAACAAGATGAACCAGCTGAAGGCGATGGGCCTGAACTGCTACGAAGAAGGCGCTGTCCTGAAGCTGTCGGCCTACATCAACATTCAGAAGGGTGATCGCAAGGCTGCTGTGAACGATCTCCTGTCGGCCCTCAACAAGGGCTATATCGCAGACAAGGACCGGGCGCAGACCTTCTACAACATCGCCCAGATCTATCTGCAGGAAGAGGACATCAACAAGTCCCTCGAATACATGACCAAATGGCGCCAGGCTGGCGGCAAGCCGGACCGGACCCAGAAGTGGCAGCTGGCGGTCCTCTACCAGCGGGTCGACAACTTCAAGGAAGCCATCAAATGGGCTGAAGAGGTCAAGGCCGATGACGGCTCCAAATATGACCAGCAGCTCTATGATCTGCTGATCTTCCTCTACAACCAGGCTGACGACAAAGCGAAGCTGGCCAGCATCCTTGAGGAAGTGGTCGCCCACAATCCGACAGAACGTAAGTACTGGGATGCGATTGCCGGCAACTATTTCGCCAGCAACGAAGAACGTCGTGCGTTCGAAGTCCAGAAAGCAATGTATCTCGCCGGTATGCTGAAGACCGAAGACGAGATCATGCGTATCGTGAACTTCTATAACCGGTTCAACGTGCCTTATCAGGGCGCCAAGATCCTCGAGAAGGAAATGAATGCCGGGCGTGTATCCCGCAGCCTTGACCACCTTGAGCTTCTGGCGAACCTCTACCAGGTGGCCCGCGAGCACGAGAAAGCCATTCCGGTGATCCAGGCGGCTGCTGAAGCCGGTGGCGGCGGTGCCATGTATGAGCGCCTCGGCCGGTCCTATGCCGACCTCCAGCAGTGGGAAAATGCCGAAAACGCCCTTCAGAAAGCCCTCAGCATGGGCGGCGTGAAAGATCCGGGCACGGCGTGGGTCCAGATCGGCCAGTCCCGCTATGAGCGTGATGACCGCGCTGGCGCTCGCGAAGCTTTCCGCAAAGCCAACAATCGCGCGGGCAGCAGCTGGCTCGGCTTCATGGCTTCGGAAGAGGCAACGGCTGCAGCGCTCGATTGCTTCCAGTATCAGTCGGCCCTGCTGAATGTCACCAACGAAGCCAAGATCTGTAAGCGCCTGTCGGTGCTTGGTGAAGATCAGATGACGGAAAACTGCAAGACTGTGAACGAGCGTCTCGACGCAGCAGAGAAGGCCTTCAACGAAGCGCCGTCCTGCAAAGGCCAGCGCAGCTGA